From the genome of Chania multitudinisentens RB-25, one region includes:
- a CDS encoding IclR family transcriptional regulator, with translation MAEDQACKYLIPGLDRGLHLLLAFSEQHKEMTFAELHRLVDMPKATAYRVVQTLEHLGFLERNPRTNTFGLGIKVLRLGFEYIASLDVAQAGQPVIEQLRDCSQCSSHLAIRDGRDVIYIARVSAAGSQINQVSVGTRLPVHRTSLGRMLLTSTSREEFDNLFPDEKLPDEALGTPANREALWQMVQQDKARGYVIGESFFRHGISSIVYPIFNREQQVAAVVSIMVPSNEIPKEDRERLRMEVRDAAEKISGFLGATPQAKVG, from the coding sequence ATGGCAGAAGATCAAGCATGTAAATATCTGATCCCAGGTCTGGATCGTGGGTTACACCTGTTGCTGGCATTCAGTGAGCAGCATAAGGAAATGACCTTTGCAGAATTACATCGCCTGGTCGATATGCCAAAGGCGACGGCCTACCGTGTGGTGCAAACGCTGGAACACCTGGGTTTTCTGGAGCGTAATCCGCGTACCAACACCTTCGGGCTGGGGATCAAGGTGCTGCGACTGGGTTTTGAGTATATCGCGTCATTGGATGTGGCCCAGGCTGGTCAACCGGTGATCGAGCAACTGCGCGATTGCAGCCAGTGCAGCAGCCATCTGGCGATCCGCGACGGGCGGGATGTGATCTACATTGCTCGCGTCAGTGCTGCGGGTTCGCAAATCAATCAGGTCAGCGTTGGCACCCGTTTGCCGGTACACCGTACTTCTCTGGGCCGTATGTTGCTGACCAGCACCAGCCGCGAAGAGTTCGATAATCTGTTCCCAGATGAAAAGTTACCGGATGAAGCATTGGGCACCCCCGCTAACCGTGAGGCGTTGTGGCAGATGGTGCAGCAGGATAAGGCACGTGGCTACGTGATTGGTGAATCTTTCTTCCGCCACGGTATTTCTTCCATTGTTTATCCGATTTTTAACCGTGAGCAGCAGGTCGCAGCGGTGGTCAGCATTATGGTGCCATCCAATGAGATCCCTAAAGAGGATCGCGAACGCTTGCGCATGGAAGTGCGGGACGCCGCAGAGAAGATCTCCGGCTTTTTGGGGGCAACGCCGCAGGCGAAAGTCGGCTAG
- a CDS encoding SDR family oxidoreductase, with protein MNGLLADRRIVVTGAARGLGRSFAAAIAQAGARVVMCDILAQELQDSAAMLREQGVQVETQVIDLASPSSITAAFSAIAKGGAIAGLVNNAALATGVGGKTMMEYDIDLWDKVMQVNVRGTWLVSQAAVPLLAQTPHAKIVNIASDTALWGAPRLMAYVASKGAIISMTRSMARELGPQGICVNAVAPGLTRVEATEYVPAERHQLYEQGRALSGAQHPDDVNGSVLYLLSPLADFVTGQLLPVNGGFVFN; from the coding sequence GTGAATGGCTTGCTGGCAGACCGGCGGATTGTGGTTACCGGTGCGGCACGCGGCCTGGGGCGCAGCTTTGCGGCCGCGATAGCTCAGGCCGGGGCCCGCGTGGTGATGTGCGATATCCTGGCGCAAGAACTGCAAGACAGCGCGGCCATGCTGCGTGAGCAAGGTGTGCAGGTGGAAACGCAGGTGATCGATCTGGCATCACCGTCATCGATCACGGCGGCGTTCAGCGCCATAGCCAAGGGGGGAGCGATCGCCGGATTGGTGAACAACGCAGCGTTGGCGACCGGGGTTGGTGGCAAAACCATGATGGAATACGACATCGACCTGTGGGACAAGGTGATGCAGGTCAACGTGCGTGGCACCTGGTTGGTGAGCCAGGCGGCGGTACCGCTGTTGGCACAAACACCGCATGCCAAGATCGTTAATATTGCGTCAGATACTGCCTTATGGGGCGCGCCACGGCTGATGGCCTATGTGGCGAGCAAGGGGGCCATCATCTCGATGACTCGTTCTATGGCGCGTGAGCTGGGGCCGCAGGGGATCTGCGTCAACGCTGTCGCTCCGGGCCTGACGCGAGTCGAAGCCACCGAATACGTGCCTGCCGAGCGCCACCAGTTGTATGAGCAAGGGCGAGCGCTGTCAGGAGCACAGCATCCCGATGATGTGAACGGCAGCGTGCTGTATTTGCTATCGCCGCTGGCGGACTTCGTAACGGGTCAGTTGTTGCCGGTTAACGGTGGCTTTGTCTTTAACTGA